One window from the genome of Salvelinus sp. IW2-2015 linkage group LG30, ASM291031v2, whole genome shotgun sequence encodes:
- the usf2 gene encoding upstream stimulatory factor 2, with translation MDMHEQSLDSSTGHEKQETEEILQLEGVGTEEQTAVTIESVQQAAAFADHNVQYQFRTENSGGQVTYRVVQVTDDQLEVTGDGTGAVSVVSTAAFTGVQQAVHRCSCAVIQNPFSNGGSPAGETVGGETRFAYFPAATVSVSDGAATAVSVQADPTLTQAGGQFYVMMSPPDGLQAGTPRTIAPRTHTYTTDHGENEILQHGSSNWKMDGPRAPRDERRRAQHNEVERRRRDKINNWIVTLSKIIPDCNIDSTKTGASKGGILSKACDYIRELRQNNQRLQDSFKEVLRVQADNELLKQQIEEMKNDNALLRAQLQQHGIEINGDTTPQ, from the exons TCACGAGAAACAGGAAACAGAGGAGATTCTACAACTGGAAG GTGTGGGGACAGAGGAGCAGACTGCAGTTACCATAGAGAGTGTACAGCAGGCTGCAGCTTTTGCGGATCATAATGTTCAATACCAGTTCCGCACAGAGAACAGTGGAGGACAG GTGACCTATCGTGTGGTCCAAGTGACAGATGACCAGCTAGAGGTAACAGGCGACGGGACTGGGGCAGTCAGTGTGGTTTCCACTGCTGCATTTACTGGAGTACAGCAAGCAGTGCACAGGTGctcgtgt gcTGTCATTCAGAACCCCTTCAGTAATGGGGGTAGTCCAGCGGGGGAGACGGTGGGAGGGGAAACGCGTTTTGCCTATTTCCCTGCTGCCACTGTCAGTGTCAGTGATGGGGCAGCCACAGCAGTGTCGGTGCAGGCTGACCCAACACTCACACAGGCCGGAG GTCAGTTCTATGTGATGATGAGCCCACCTGATGGGTTGCAAGCTGGCACGCCAAGGACCATTGCCCCtcgcacacacacctacaccac AGACCACGGTGAAAATGAGATACTACAGCATGGCAGTTCAAACTG GAAGATGGATGGTCCACGGGCACCtagggatgagagaaggagagcacaACACAATGAAG TGGAAAGACGGAGAAGAGACAAGATCAACAACTGGATTGTCACCCTCTCAAAGATCATCCCAGACTGCAACATAGACAGTACTAAGACTGGAGCA AGTAAAGGAGGGATCCTGTCGAAAGCGTGTGACTACATCCGGGAGCTGAGACAGAATAACCAACGATTGCAGGACAGCTTCAAAGAGGTGTTGAGAGTTCAGGCAGACAACGAGCTACTCAAACAACAG ATTGAGGAGATGAAGAATGACAATGCACTGCTTCGAGCTCAGCTACAACAGCACGGCATAGAGATCAATGGAGATACGACACCACAGTGA